The following are encoded together in the Cicer arietinum cultivar CDC Frontier isolate Library 1 chromosome 2, Cicar.CDCFrontier_v2.0, whole genome shotgun sequence genome:
- the LOC140919441 gene encoding uncharacterized protein, whose translation MELPISESFINQFMALNKLADNVETILLVLQFFIHVTTSNAIPGKLYRLPLLEIFGVTSTSLTFSVGFAYLEKERQDNFIWEFEKVRMLFKSESLISKVIVTDRDLAMMNAISVVFPTSIHLLCRFHIEKNVGARCKQYVKKDRQEEVMDLWKKIVYSTSVEEYDHHLQQFEILCADIILFVDYVKDSWLTPYKERFVNVWTNRVMHLGNTTSNRVESAHWRLKNMLQTSFGDLCKSWDAVNMMLKNQICIIQSSFQKTIKDVEHGYNSQFFQNLHHCVSRKCMKLIDNQLERVKIVGTNKTECGCSIRTTHGLPCACELAKLQINGNAIPLDSIHDFWKQLSIAHELEDEESLSDYDFSEELEAMKAYMKTHDIISQRIFKANVREVVFPHTTSILAPPEKVRTKGADVVVDGNCGFRAIAALLGWTEESWALVRPQLDKEIGLHKDVYSNVFYDNVESVRNSLKISKLDQIEV comes from the exons aTATCGGTTACCATTACTTGAAATATTCGGTGTCActtctactagtttgacattttcagttgggtttgcttatttggaaaaagagcgacaagataacttcattTGGGAATTTGAAAAGGTACGAATGTTGTTCAAATCTGAGTCTttgatttctaaagttattgtgactgatagagatcttgccatgatgaatgcgattagtgttgtgtttcctacttcaatacatttgctatgtcgttttcatattgaaaaaaatgttggggcaagatgcaaacaatatgtcaaaaaggatagacaagaagaagtaatggatttatggaaaaagattgtctattcgactagtgtggaagagtatgatcatcatttgcaacaatttgagatattgtgtgccgatattattctttttgttgattatgtgaaagattcatggttaacaccttacaaagaaaggtttgtcaacgtttggaccaatagagtgatgcatttggggaacacaacatctaacag agttgagtctgctcattggagattgaaaaacatgcttcaaactagttttggtgatttgtgtaaaagcTGGGATGcagtgaatatgatgttgaagaaccaaatatgtatcattcagtcttcttttcagaaaaccatcaaggatgttgagcacgggtataattcacaattttttcaaaatctacatcactgtgtatcaagaaagtgtatgaaattaattgataaCCAGTTGGAAAGGGTGAAGATTGTAGGCACTAACAAAACAGAATGTGGTTGTTCAATtagaacaactcatggattaccatgtgcttgtgagttggctAAGTTGCAGATAAATGGTAATGCtatccctttagatagcattcatgATTTTTGGAAACAGTTAAGCATTGCACATGaattagaggatgaagaatctttatcagattatgacttttctgaagagttggaagcaatgaaagcgtacatgaaGACACACGATATTataagtcaaaggatattcaAGGCAAATGTgcgtgaagttgtatttccacataccacatcaatacttgcaccaccAGAGAAAGTCAGAACCAAAGGAGctg ATGTTGTGGttgatggaaattgtgggtttCGTGCAATTGCAGCATTGCTAGGTTGGACCGAAGAATCTTGGGCTTTAGTTCGACcacaattggataaagagattgGTCTACATAAAGATGTTTATTCTAATGTTTTTTATGACAATGTTGAATCAGTGCGGaactcattgaaaatatcaaaattgg atcaaattgaagtcTGA
- the LOC140919442 gene encoding uncharacterized protein, giving the protein MFYDRWGLQSKSLRYFLIFTGLPSSCPWTGLVHPLARERLCLNTLNPRNPYYLHLDENPGSVLVTPSLNDNNYHNWRKCMKRELSSKNKLSFINGSLPRPSSTDPDFESCDRCNNMVLSWITRTLAHHIAQSAICFDNATDLWNDLQE; this is encoded by the exons ATGTTTTATGACCGTTGGGGTCTTCAATCAAAAAGTCTAAGGTATTTCCTCATATTTACGGGATTGCCATCCAGTTGTCCTTGGACTGGTTTAGTCCATCCTCTTGCACGAG AGAGATTATGTCTCAACACTCTTAATCCTCGAAATCCTTATTACCTTCATCTTGACGAAAACCCTGGCTCTGTTCTCGTCACACCGTCGTTGAACGACAATAACTACCATAATTGGAGAAAATGCATGAAACGTGAATTATCATCCAAGAACAAGCTTTCTTTCATTAATGGTTCCCTTCCTCGACCTTCTTCCACCGATCCAGATTTTGAATCGTGCGATCGTTGCAATAATATGGTTCTCTCATGGATTACACGAACCCTAGCTCATCACATCGCACAGAGCGCCATTTGTTTTGACAACGCCACTGACTTGTGGAACGACCTTCAAGAATGA
- the LOC101514417 gene encoding uncharacterized protein → MSGGGFRASSIPNSVRKTIQNIREITGNHSDEDIYAMLKECSMDPNETAQKLLLQDTFHEVKRKRDRRKENLNNREHVEPRGRPGSLGRGLRGGRGNFSSHNISHDASGRKTQIAGKDNGARLASEKVVPNLSASQEIISKGKSSGTSSAPIIANGPTNAASGTISGVTPPPSSGDIMVQSSGNNNNVDSASPSDNSNKVATVTSGTGSSLSSSNHSGLGPASSAAAYFSSSDPVLVPSDNSWFPGAVSAIRREVGNQPSLGEINAVNSVKNKLTTASETGSSTVHGKIQGKSQGVAKNHSNEMPSPSSSVTHGSPSVSRPSSNYNNRSQQLVGSQKAGSNKEWKPKPTTTLNQNSGPASASEAPPVSAEVTKQSQSSSNALDIQEATSKLQRKLEEFHIPQRQHVILPNHIIVPDSEKKKFCFGSLGINFGVNTTSYISGPDSEKSSTQLSETSQDIEETVEEQNSSQNGAVTSEAGDYPDHPQSPDNVPVNLESSEVDGSSSAIQEYNESTKQDTVFPSEGHQYPGVHISPNYSYGFVPPMLGTQLTPFDNSESQTCDISRIPSFIVHPQLDPAGYYAQFYRSGADSDGRLSPFASSGSTAKYNGNIAVLPTPNSQSHQEGGILSTAGQTPLVTQPAGLMQSSIAVTQQPVPVFRPGGVHIPHYPPNYIPYGHYFSPFYVHPTAIHQFLGNGAFHQQPQASTVYPPPPAVASPAGLKYPPQFKPVTNGANPTHLVMPNAFGIYGSAPSGYNHNSATTAGNSNSNEDLGSSQFKESNVYLSGQQSEGSAVWVAAPGRDMTNLPTTSFYNLPPQGQHVTFAPTQPGHTFTNIYHPAQAVTAAAVHPLLQQSQTMAGAVDMVGPGGNVYQQPQHTQINWPNNY, encoded by the exons ATGAGTGGTGGTGGGTTTAGGGCTTCCTCAATTCCCAACAGTGTGAGGAAGACGATCCAGAACATTAGGGAAATTACTGGGAATCATAGTGATGAAGATATCTATGCAATGCTTAAGGAATGTTCTATGGATCCTAATGAAACCGCTCAAAAGCTCCTTCTTCAGG ACACATTTCATGAAGTCAAAAGAAAGAGAGACAGAAGAAAGGAG AATCTCAACAACAGAGAACATGTGGAACCACGTGGGAGACCTGGCTCCCTCGGACGGGGGCTTAGGGGTGGTCGAGGAAATTTCTCATCTCATAATATATCTCATG ATGCCAGTGGAAGAAAGACTCAGATTGCAGGAAAAGATAATGGAGCTCGCCTAGCTTCTGAGAAAGTTGTGCCAAATTTATCAGCTTCTCAAGAGATAATATCTAAAGGGAAAAGTTCTGGAACAAG CTCTGCGCCTATTATTGCCAATGGTCCTACAAATGCGGCTTCTGGAACTATTAGTGGTGTGACTCCTCCCCCTTCCTCTGGAGACATAATGGTTCAATCTTCTggcaataataataatgtggATAGTGCTTCACCTTCCGATAATTCAAATAAAGTTGCAACGGTCACTTCTGGAACTGGCTCATCGCTTTCTTCCAGTAACCACTCCGGGCTTGGGCCAGCATCTTCAGCGGCTGCTTACTTCTCTTCTTCTGATCCGGTACTGGTTCCATCTGATAATTCATGGTTTCCTGGTGCTGTTAGTGCAATTAGACGCGAAGTGGGAAATCAACCCTCTCTTGGGGAAATAAATGCTGTTAACTCTGTCAAGAACAAATTAACTACTG CTTCTGAGACCGGTAGCTCTACTGTGCATGGAAAGATTCAAGGTAAATCACAAGGAGTGGCCAAGAATCACAGCAATGAGATGCCGTCTCCATCATCATCAGTAACTCATGGCAGCCCTTCAGTTAGTCGCCCTTCCTCTAATTACAATAACCGGTCGCAACAACTAGTTGGCTCTCAGAAAG CTGGTTCTAATAAGGAATGGAAGCCAAAGCCGACAACTACATTGAATCAGAATTCTGGACCTGCTAGTGCATCTGAGGCTCCTCCTGTTTCAGCTGAAGTAACTAAGCAGTCACAATCTTCGTCTAATGCCCTTGACATCCAAGAAGCTACTTCAAAACTGCAGAGGAAACTTGAGGAATTTCATATCCCGCAGCGTCAACATGTTATACTTCCAAATCATATCATAGTACCCGATTCTGAGAAGAAAAAGTTTTGCTTTGGAAGTTTGGGAATCAATTTTGGAGTTAATACAACAAGCTATATTAGTGGACCAGATAGTGAAAAGAGTTCCACCCAACTTTCTGAAACGTCTCAGGATATTGAAGAAACTGTGGAGGAGCAGAACTCAAG TCAAAATGGTGCGGTTACGTCTGAGGCAGGAGATTATCCTGACCATCCACAATCACCCGATAACGTACCTGTGAATTTAGAATCCAGCGAGGTTGATGGGTCATCCAGTGCTATTCAGGAGTATAACGAGTCCACCAAGCAAGACACTGTTTTTCCGTCTGAAGGTCATCAGTATCCAGGGGTGCATATTTCTCCAAACTACAGTTATGGTTTTGTGCCCCCAATGTTGGGTACTCAGCTCACGCCATTTGACAATTCTGAGTCTCAGACATGTGACATTTCTCGGATTCCAAGCTTTATT GTCCATCCTCAATTAGATCCAGCTGGTTATTATGCCCAGTTTTACCGATCAGGTGCTGATAGTGACGGCCGCCTTTCTCCTTTTGCTTCTTCCGGGTCTACTGCTAAGTACAATGGCAATATTGCGGTGCTGCCTACGCCAAATTCTCAATCTCATCAAGAG GGAGGTATCTTGTCCACAGCAGGCCAAACACCGCTTGTGACTCAACCTGCTGGACTGATGCAAAGCTCAATAGCTGTAACTCAGCAGCCCGTCCCCGTCTTCCGACCAGGGGGCGTTCATATACCCCATTACCCACCAAACTACATTCCTTATGGTCACTATTTTTCGCCATTTTACGTCCATCCTACGGCAATCCATCAATTTTTGGGTAATGGTGCGTTTCATCAACAACCTCAGGCCAGCACTGTATATCCACCTCCCCCAGCTGTGGCATCTCCGGCGGGATTGAAATATCCTCCACAATTCAAACCTGTAACAAATGGAGCAAACCCAACTCACCTTGTAATGCCAAATGCTTTTGGAATATATGGCTCCGCTCCATCTGGTTACAATCATAATTCTGCAACAACTGCGGGGAATTCGAATTCTAATGAGGATCTCGGTTCTTCTCAATTCAAGGAAAGTAACGTATACCTCAGCGGACAGCAG AGCGAAGGTTCAGCTGTGTGGGTGGCTGCACCTGGCCGAGACATGACTAATTTACCAACTACTTCATTCTACAACCTTCCACCTCAGGGTCAGCATGTGACTTTCGCACCTACTCAGCCTGGCCACACTTTCACGAACATCTATCACCCTGCACAAGCAGTGACAGCTGCAGCAGTCCATCCGCTGTTGCAACAATCTCAGACAATGGCAGGAGCAGTCGATATGGTAGGACCCGGAGGAAATGTTTATCAACAACCTCAGCATACACAGATCAACTGGCCGAACAATTATTAG